One window of the Dethiosulfovibrio russensis genome contains the following:
- the lepB gene encoding signal peptidase I — protein MAVKPWWRETIETILWAVVLALVIRTFVVQAFWIPSGSMIPTLLPGDRVLVCKFWYALQEPERGQIFVFKYPVDPKRDFVKRIIGLPGDRVAIRQGEVFINGKPIEEPYIGFPDAYIMDEVKVPEDHYFAMGDNRPNSQDSRFWGFVPEDNIRGPVFLRYWPIKRIGLVD, from the coding sequence ATGGCAGTAAAACCATGGTGGAGAGAGACCATCGAGACGATACTTTGGGCGGTAGTTCTGGCATTGGTCATTCGTACCTTCGTGGTCCAGGCTTTTTGGATTCCTAGTGGCTCGATGATCCCTACCCTTTTACCTGGCGACAGGGTTTTGGTGTGTAAGTTTTGGTATGCTCTTCAGGAGCCTGAAAGAGGACAGATATTCGTCTTCAAGTATCCTGTGGATCCCAAGAGGGACTTCGTGAAACGGATAATAGGGTTGCCCGGAGACAGGGTCGCCATAAGACAGGGAGAGGTCTTCATCAACGGAAAGCCCATAGAGGAGCCCTACATTGGCTTCCCCGACGCCTACATCATGGACGAGGTTAAGGTCCCGGAGGATCATTACTTTGCCATGGGAGACAACAGACCAAACTCTCAGGACAGTCGTTTTTGGGGCTTTGTCCCTGAGGACAACATAAGAGGGCCCGTTTTTCTCCGTTACTGGCCGATCAAGCGGATAGGTCTGGTGGACTGA
- a CDS encoding prepilin-type N-terminal cleavage/methylation domain-containing protein, protein MRRRGEKGAWAPFFLPLRAYTLLEVLVVLVLLSVGVGSVFLVISGENWRNYCAKDEAFRMTRWLTNRYQRSIMYRRFFFLIISEHGNGVDRICLTWMDPTEKEIFRLKYCILSRSGPFSLSYYSPIYRTLSPGMTLHIYTIDTKKPPLGKIVLPVKGVPYMEWFRH, encoded by the coding sequence TTGCGACGAAGGGGAGAGAAGGGGGCTTGGGCCCCCTTTTTTCTTCCACTTCGGGCCTACACCCTGTTGGAGGTACTGGTCGTATTGGTTTTATTGTCCGTTGGAGTCGGATCGGTCTTTTTAGTGATCTCCGGGGAAAACTGGAGAAACTACTGTGCCAAAGACGAGGCATTCCGTATGACCCGATGGTTGACGAATCGTTACCAGCGGTCCATCATGTACCGTAGATTCTTTTTCCTGATCATTTCCGAACACGGGAACGGTGTGGACAGGATTTGTCTTACCTGGATGGATCCGACCGAGAAGGAGATATTCAGGCTAAAATACTGTATCTTATCCAGATCGGGACCTTTCAGCCTGTCTTATTATTCTCCGATCTACCGTACCTTGTCCCCTGGAATGACCCTTCACATATATACTATTGATACAAAAAAACCTCCCCTTGGGAAGATAGTGCTTCCCGTAAAGGGGGTTCCATATATGGAGTGGTTCCGACATTGA
- a CDS encoding 2-oxoacid:acceptor oxidoreductase family protein, with translation MQFVIVGTGGQGILFASKALGHIAMEKGRSVVGSEVHGMAQRGGSVVSHFKVGEYLSPLVKVGEADVLLAFDQNEAVRNLHYLRDGGTLVVNLYDPEVFRNDRLQRSLERRNIEVHPIGGYSILKEHMGGRFLFLNVLILGAMCGAGVGGVSVDEMNQAIRDLAPARFVEENLKVLKLGYEAAR, from the coding sequence ATGCAGTTCGTCATAGTCGGTACCGGAGGTCAGGGTATTCTATTTGCCAGCAAGGCTTTGGGGCACATCGCCATGGAAAAGGGGCGTAGCGTCGTAGGCAGCGAGGTTCATGGCATGGCACAGAGAGGGGGCTCTGTCGTGAGCCACTTCAAGGTAGGAGAATATCTCAGTCCCCTAGTGAAGGTAGGAGAGGCCGACGTACTGCTCGCCTTCGACCAGAACGAGGCGGTCAGAAACCTTCATTATCTGAGGGATGGAGGGACCCTTGTAGTCAACCTATACGATCCCGAGGTCTTCCGAAACGACAGGCTTCAACGTTCTCTGGAGCGCCGCAATATAGAGGTTCATCCAATAGGGGGATACTCTATTCTGAAAGAACACATGGGAGGGCGGTTTCTTTTCCTTAACGTCCTGATCCTAGGGGCGATGTGCGGTGCCGGAGTCGGAGGCGTCTCTGTGGACGAGATGAACCAGGCCATAAGGGATCTGGCTCCCGCCCGTTTCGTCGAAGAAAACCTGAAAGTCCTAAAACTGGGGTATGAAGCTGCCAGATAG